The following are encoded together in the Flavihumibacter fluvii genome:
- a CDS encoding dihydrodipicolinate synthase family protein: MNSYPTITDRAVHSLLMQGTVIPAHPLALNPALQLDERMQRQLTRYYISTGAGGIAIGVHTTQFEIRNKGIDLLEPVLRLAAEEISLAKPDRPFLKVAGICGPTAQAIEEARLAVKYGYHLGLLSMGGLRHETEAALLDRAWAVAEVIPLFGFYLQPAVGGRLLSYDFWRAFADIPNVYAIKVAAFNRYQTLDVVRAVAASVRRNEIALYTGNDDNIVADLLTPYRFTIQGEAVEKRFVGGLLGHWAVWTSKAVALLQEVKECLSNNGIGMEDLLAKGIGTTDVNAVLFDAKNEFHGCIPGIHEVLRRQGLLQGRYCLNKAEELSPGQMEEIDRVYASYPAFNDDAFVQQFLT; encoded by the coding sequence ATGAACAGTTATCCAACTATTACCGATAGGGCAGTGCATTCCTTGTTGATGCAGGGAACTGTTATCCCGGCGCATCCGCTTGCACTTAACCCCGCTTTACAACTTGATGAAAGAATGCAGCGCCAGTTAACCCGGTATTATATCTCTACAGGCGCAGGTGGAATTGCCATTGGAGTGCATACCACCCAATTTGAAATCAGAAATAAGGGCATTGACCTGTTAGAGCCGGTTTTGCGTCTCGCTGCTGAAGAGATAAGCCTGGCAAAACCGGACCGGCCCTTTTTAAAAGTTGCGGGCATTTGCGGTCCAACTGCACAGGCAATCGAAGAAGCAAGGCTTGCCGTGAAGTATGGATACCACCTTGGTTTGCTGAGTATGGGCGGATTGCGGCACGAAACTGAAGCTGCATTGCTGGATCGCGCCTGGGCAGTAGCTGAAGTGATTCCTTTATTCGGGTTTTACCTGCAGCCCGCAGTGGGCGGACGTTTGCTGAGTTATGATTTCTGGCGTGCATTTGCTGATATCCCTAATGTTTACGCCATTAAAGTTGCCGCATTTAACCGTTATCAAACCTTGGATGTGGTAAGGGCGGTGGCTGCATCAGTAAGAAGAAATGAAATCGCATTATACACAGGTAATGATGATAATATTGTAGCCGACCTGCTTACGCCTTATAGGTTTACAATACAAGGTGAGGCTGTTGAGAAAAGGTTTGTTGGCGGTTTATTGGGGCATTGGGCCGTATGGACCAGTAAAGCGGTTGCATTATTGCAGGAAGTAAAGGAATGCCTTTCGAACAATGGAATAGGTATGGAAGACCTGTTAGCAAAGGGTATCGGTACAACTGATGTCAATGCAGTGTTATTCGACGCCAAAAACGAATTCCATGGCTGCATACCGGGAATCCATGAAGTCCTGCGCAGGCAAGGTTTGCTGCAAGGAAGGTATTGCCTGAATAAGGCAGAGGAGTTATCTCCCGGGCAAATGGAAGAGATCGACAGGGTATATGCGAGCTATCCTGCTTTTAATGATGATGCATTCGTTCAACAGTTTCTTACATGA